The Cellulomonas sp. S1-8 genome has a window encoding:
- a CDS encoding CynX/NimT family MFS transporter: MSRRAAAPAGGAALLVALLLVALNLRGPITALPPVVDAVAADLALSPATAGWLTGLPILCFALLTPLAAVALARAGTTRMLAAALVAILAGTLLRSFGGVPGAFAGTVVIGAAITVGNVGLPLVIARDFPTRVPRVMGLFIAVMNGGAALTTLGTAPLAALVGWRWALAAWGVLAVGALVGWARVHAAGAPDGGGPVRAAADRAGGRDAAGSVPGSVPVLRRPVTWVLCAAFVGQASSYMGVTAWLPSVLHDTAGLSVTGAGAAASLFQLLGVLGSVLVPAALARRVPPRVLVLVVAACWLALPVGLLLAPGAWVAWTALAGLAQAANFVVLFTVVAHVAGRSADVRRMSATVQTVGYAAAAATPYALGSLFTATSGWTVPLLTIAALLTLATVTLTVAAGGLAARAR; encoded by the coding sequence GTGAGCCGCCGCGCTGCCGCCCCCGCGGGCGGTGCGGCGCTGCTCGTCGCGCTGCTGCTCGTCGCGCTCAACCTGCGCGGACCCATCACGGCGCTCCCGCCCGTCGTCGACGCCGTCGCCGCCGACCTCGCCCTCAGCCCGGCGACCGCGGGGTGGCTCACCGGTCTGCCGATCCTGTGCTTCGCGCTGCTGACCCCGCTCGCGGCCGTCGCGCTCGCCCGCGCCGGGACCACGCGCATGCTCGCCGCGGCGCTCGTGGCGATCCTGGCCGGCACGTTGCTGCGCTCGTTCGGCGGTGTCCCGGGCGCGTTCGCCGGGACGGTCGTCATCGGTGCCGCGATCACCGTGGGCAACGTGGGCCTCCCGCTGGTCATCGCGCGGGACTTCCCCACCCGGGTGCCGCGCGTCATGGGCCTGTTCATCGCGGTGATGAACGGCGGCGCCGCGCTGACGACCCTCGGCACGGCGCCGCTCGCGGCGCTCGTCGGGTGGCGGTGGGCGCTCGCCGCGTGGGGGGTGCTGGCGGTCGGCGCGCTCGTGGGGTGGGCGCGGGTCCACGCGGCGGGTGCGCCTGACGGGGGCGGGCCGGTGCGGGCCGCGGCCGACCGGGCCGGCGGCCGGGACGCGGCGGGGAGCGTGCCCGGCAGCGTGCCGGTGCTGCGCCGGCCGGTGACGTGGGTGCTGTGCGCGGCGTTCGTCGGGCAGGCGTCGTCCTACATGGGTGTCACCGCGTGGCTGCCGTCGGTGCTGCACGACACGGCAGGGCTGAGCGTCACGGGCGCCGGCGCCGCGGCGTCGCTGTTCCAGCTGCTGGGGGTGCTCGGCAGCGTCCTGGTCCCGGCCGCGCTCGCGCGTCGGGTCCCGCCGCGGGTGCTGGTGCTCGTCGTCGCGGCCTGCTGGCTGGCGCTGCCGGTCGGGCTGCTGCTCGCCCCGGGCGCCTGGGTGGCCTGGACGGCGCTCGCCGGGCTCGCGCAGGCCGCGAACTTCGTCGTGCTGTTCACGGTGGTCGCGCACGTCGCGGGCCGCTCCGCCGACGTCCGCCGCATGTCGGCGACCGTCCAGACCGTCGGCTACGCCGCCGCGGCGGCGACCCCGTACGCGCTCGGGTCGCTCTTCACCGCCACGTCCGGCTGGACGGTCCCGCTCCTGACGATCGCGGCGCTGCTCACCCTGGCGACGGTCACGCTCACCGTCGCCGCCGGTGGCCTGGCGGCCCGCGCCCGGTGA
- a CDS encoding MarR family winged helix-turn-helix transcriptional regulator: protein MAETHTGRPPRDEVDRIVAAWARERPDLDVRPLTVLSRVSRLARHLDLARRGAFARHGLETWEFDVLAALRRAGSPYRLSPGALLTQTLVTSGTMTNRIDRLVEHGLVERLPSPDDRRGVLVQLTTAGAERVDEAFADLLDVERSLIGDLPEGDRERLAELLRDVLTLFDAS from the coding sequence ATGGCCGAGACCCACACCGGCCGGCCGCCCCGCGACGAGGTCGACCGGATCGTCGCCGCCTGGGCGCGCGAGCGACCGGACCTGGACGTGCGGCCCCTGACCGTCCTCTCCCGCGTCAGCAGGCTGGCCCGGCACCTCGACCTCGCCCGTCGCGGCGCGTTCGCGCGCCACGGGCTGGAGACCTGGGAGTTCGACGTGCTCGCGGCGCTGCGCCGCGCCGGGTCCCCCTACCGGCTGTCACCCGGGGCGCTCCTGACGCAGACGCTGGTCACCAGCGGCACCATGACCAACCGCATCGACCGCCTCGTCGAGCACGGCCTCGTCGAGCGGCTCCCCTCGCCCGACGACCGCCGCGGCGTCCTGGTCCAGCTCACCACCGCCGGCGCGGAGCGGGTCGACGAGGCGTTCGCCGACCTGCTCGACGTCGAGCGCAGCCTCATCGGCGACCTGCCGGAGGGTGATCGCGAGCGCCTCGCGGAGCTGCTGCGCGACGTGCTCACGCTGTTCGACGCGTCGTGA
- a CDS encoding SPFH domain-containing protein: MGFIKAFAGALGGTLADQWKDFLTPPDGLPPTAAIFPAVPRGQNAGRGSNTKASDNIITNGSRIVVPEGVALLTFQDGQLTGLVAEPGGYEYRSDDPNSRSVFAGDGILASTVQTSWERFKFGGQPGSQQLAFYVNLKEIPNNRFGTQSEIYWDDAYLNAQVGAVTRGTYTLRVVDPVLLVKGFVPLTYLTPGGPVFDFSDLDNPAASQLFTEVVGSLAAAFSKYTNDPAQGNRITRIQSDSVGFGQALAGAVEEGFMWTSQRGLTIGKVAIAAIEYDEDTRALLSDVKKADALGGARGNSFLQQSVARGMQAAGEGGGGAANMAVLGLGLGAAGGAAGALQQPTAPAPAPQAATTAPAAPAAPAADDTVARLTQLKALFDQGLITQADYDAAKAKALGL, translated from the coding sequence GTGGGATTCATCAAGGCATTCGCCGGGGCGCTGGGCGGCACGCTCGCCGACCAGTGGAAGGACTTCCTGACCCCGCCGGACGGTCTGCCGCCGACGGCCGCGATCTTCCCCGCCGTGCCGCGCGGGCAGAACGCCGGCAGGGGCTCGAACACCAAGGCGTCGGACAACATCATCACCAACGGCAGCCGCATCGTGGTGCCCGAGGGGGTCGCGCTCCTGACGTTCCAGGACGGGCAGCTCACGGGCCTGGTCGCCGAGCCCGGCGGGTACGAGTACCGGTCGGACGACCCGAACTCCCGGTCCGTGTTCGCGGGTGACGGCATCCTCGCCTCGACCGTGCAGACGTCGTGGGAGCGGTTCAAGTTCGGCGGGCAGCCGGGGTCGCAGCAGCTCGCGTTCTACGTGAACCTCAAGGAGATCCCGAACAACCGGTTCGGCACCCAGTCGGAGATCTACTGGGACGACGCGTACCTCAACGCGCAGGTGGGCGCCGTCACGCGGGGCACGTACACGTTGCGGGTCGTCGACCCCGTCCTGCTGGTCAAGGGCTTCGTCCCCCTGACGTACCTCACGCCCGGCGGGCCGGTCTTCGACTTCTCCGACCTGGACAACCCGGCCGCGAGCCAGCTGTTCACGGAGGTCGTCGGCTCGCTGGCCGCCGCGTTCTCGAAGTACACGAACGACCCCGCGCAGGGCAACCGGATCACGCGGATCCAGAGCGACTCGGTCGGCTTCGGGCAGGCGCTCGCCGGTGCCGTCGAGGAGGGGTTCATGTGGACCTCGCAGCGCGGCCTGACGATCGGCAAGGTCGCGATCGCCGCGATCGAGTACGACGAGGACACGCGCGCGCTCCTCAGCGACGTCAAGAAGGCCGACGCGCTCGGCGGGGCGCGCGGCAACTCCTTCCTGCAGCAGTCGGTCGCACGCGGCATGCAGGCCGCCGGCGAGGGCGGTGGCGGCGCGGCCAACATGGCGGTGCTGGGTCTGGGCCTGGGCGCGGCGGGCGGCGCGGCCGGTGCGCTGCAGCAGCCGACGGCGCCCGCACCCGCCCCGCAGGCGGCGACGACTGCGCCGGCCGCCCCGGCGGCGCCCGCGGCCGACGACACGGTCGCCAGGCTCACGCAGCTCAAGGCGCTGTTCGACCAGGGCCTGATCACGCAGGCCGACTACGACGCCGCCAAGGCGAAGGCCCTCGGTCTGTAG
- a CDS encoding TFIIB-type zinc ribbon-containing protein — protein sequence MSDADAPQPGAPPDGPRVVSTGGDRSDGIVRCERCGASEASLNVATGMLRCGFCRYEWRTENALVTFDLDGAIGELSGVVVGSGTADVTADPSVTLRCTACGADVVIDTTAGVQARCHWCRHTLSLTEQVPNGAVPDMLLPFRVPKADAVTRVAEFVGKRTFFAHPRFRAEFTPENVMGVYLPYMVVDVNAHARVAGEGEHQTRSYTVQVRNSEGETRSERRYDADVYDVRRAFDVHVDDLTVESSAERLDRDTERTSNNVINTILPFDVENGVRYDPRYLQGFTSERRDVDVDALRGAVHQQVGDIARWRADETIDHYDRGVRWDSTDVDVHGERWVSAYLPVWLYSYLEEKKDGSTLLHYVAVNGRTGETMGSIPLNKGRLALVAGVVEAFALVAAVVLWVLM from the coding sequence ATGAGCGACGCCGACGCCCCGCAGCCCGGGGCCCCGCCCGACGGTCCGCGCGTCGTCAGCACCGGGGGCGACCGCAGCGACGGGATCGTGCGCTGCGAGCGGTGCGGGGCCAGCGAGGCCTCGCTGAACGTGGCGACCGGCATGCTGCGCTGCGGCTTCTGCCGGTACGAGTGGCGCACCGAGAACGCGCTGGTGACGTTCGACCTCGACGGTGCGATCGGCGAGCTGTCCGGTGTCGTCGTCGGCTCCGGGACCGCGGACGTCACCGCCGACCCGTCGGTCACGCTGCGCTGCACGGCCTGCGGCGCGGACGTCGTCATCGACACCACCGCGGGCGTGCAGGCGCGCTGCCACTGGTGCCGTCACACCCTGTCGCTCACGGAGCAGGTGCCGAACGGTGCGGTACCGGACATGCTCCTGCCGTTCCGCGTCCCCAAGGCCGACGCGGTCACCCGGGTCGCGGAGTTCGTCGGCAAGCGCACGTTCTTCGCCCACCCGCGGTTCCGGGCGGAGTTCACGCCGGAGAACGTCATGGGCGTCTACCTGCCGTACATGGTGGTCGACGTCAACGCCCACGCGCGCGTCGCCGGCGAGGGCGAGCACCAGACCCGCTCGTACACGGTGCAGGTGCGCAACTCCGAGGGTGAGACGCGCAGCGAGCGCCGCTACGACGCCGACGTGTACGACGTGCGCCGCGCGTTCGACGTGCACGTCGACGACCTGACCGTCGAGTCGTCGGCCGAGCGGCTGGACCGCGACACCGAGCGCACGTCGAACAACGTCATCAACACGATCCTGCCGTTCGACGTCGAGAACGGCGTGCGCTACGACCCCCGGTACCTGCAGGGGTTCACGTCCGAGCGCCGGGACGTCGACGTCGACGCGCTGCGGGGTGCCGTCCACCAGCAGGTGGGCGACATCGCGCGCTGGCGAGCCGACGAGACGATCGACCACTACGACCGCGGCGTCCGCTGGGACAGCACGGACGTCGACGTGCACGGAGAGCGCTGGGTCAGCGCGTACCTGCCGGTGTGGCTGTACAGCTACCTCGAGGAGAAGAAGGACGGCTCGACGCTGCTGCACTACGTGGCCGTCAACGGCCGGACCGGGGAGACGATGGGCAGCATCCCGCTGAACAAGGGACGCCTCGCGCTCGTCGCGGGCGTCGTCGAGGCGTTCGCGCTGGTGGCGGCCGTGGTGCTGTGGGTGCTGATGTGA
- a CDS encoding TetR/AcrR family transcriptional regulator, whose amino-acid sequence MTGTQRRAQLLDVSRKLFAEKGFEGTSVEEIAARAEVSKPVVYEHFGGKEGVYAVVVDREIQALTGALTTALELGGHPKVMVERTALALLSYIEASEDGFRILVRDSPVAQATGTFSSLIGDVASQVEHLLGAQFKKQGLDQRNAPMYAQMLVGMVALTGQWWLDARSPRKTDVAAHLVNLAWNGLEGLERRPELTKPTAP is encoded by the coding sequence ATGACGGGCACCCAGCGGCGCGCGCAGCTGCTCGACGTGTCGCGCAAGCTCTTCGCGGAGAAGGGGTTCGAGGGCACGTCGGTCGAGGAGATCGCGGCCCGCGCCGAGGTGTCCAAGCCCGTGGTGTACGAGCACTTCGGTGGCAAGGAGGGCGTGTACGCGGTCGTCGTCGACCGCGAGATCCAGGCCCTCACCGGTGCGCTCACGACCGCGCTGGAGCTCGGTGGGCACCCCAAGGTGATGGTCGAGCGGACCGCGTTGGCGCTGCTGTCGTACATCGAGGCGTCCGAGGACGGCTTCCGGATCCTCGTGCGCGACTCCCCCGTCGCGCAGGCGACGGGCACCTTCTCCTCGCTCATCGGCGACGTCGCCTCGCAGGTCGAGCACCTGCTGGGCGCGCAGTTCAAGAAGCAGGGCCTGGACCAGCGCAACGCCCCGATGTACGCGCAGATGCTCGTCGGCATGGTCGCGCTGACGGGTCAGTGGTGGCTCGACGCCCGCAGCCCGCGCAAGACCGACGTCGCCGCGCACCTGGTCAACCTCGCGTGGAACGGCCTGGAGGGCCTGGAGCGACGCCCCGAGCTGACCAAGCCGACCGCGCCGTAG
- a CDS encoding MFS transporter, which translates to MPLTYTATRRSAHAGYVVQAIVNNLAPLLFVVFHTSLDVPVAQLGALAALNFGVQLLTDLVAVRIVDRVGYRRPLVLAHVLAALGLVLLAVLPLVLPSPFVGLCLAVVVYGVGGGLLEVLVSPVVEHLPSPSESKAAGMALAHSFYCWGQLAVVVVTTGLLAVLGTELWPLLPVLWAVVPLANLVALLRVPMPPTVPDEHRTPLRALFGTPLFLAALVLMTTGGAAELTMAQWSSFFAEQGTGVPKEVGDLLGPGLFALLMGLGRAAYGLWGHDVPLRPLLAVSGVAAAVCYVVAATAAVPVVSLAACALCGLAVALLWPGTFSLTSARFPLGGAAMFAVLALAGDAGGAIGPLSAGLFAGLADGPLAGLASALPPDSGTGLRAGLLLSAAVPLVFAVTVLVGGRVTPPR; encoded by the coding sequence GTGCCCCTGACCTACACCGCCACCCGTCGGTCCGCGCACGCGGGCTACGTCGTCCAGGCGATCGTCAACAACCTCGCGCCGCTGCTGTTCGTCGTGTTCCACACGTCGCTCGACGTGCCGGTCGCGCAGCTCGGCGCGCTCGCGGCCCTGAACTTCGGGGTGCAGCTGCTCACCGACCTGGTCGCCGTGCGCATCGTCGACCGCGTCGGCTACCGGCGCCCGCTGGTGCTCGCGCACGTCCTCGCGGCGCTGGGGCTCGTGCTGCTCGCGGTCCTGCCGCTCGTCCTGCCGTCCCCGTTCGTGGGGCTGTGCCTGGCGGTGGTCGTGTACGGCGTGGGCGGCGGGTTGCTCGAGGTGCTGGTGTCGCCGGTCGTCGAGCACCTGCCCAGCCCGTCGGAGTCGAAGGCCGCGGGCATGGCGCTGGCCCACTCCTTCTACTGCTGGGGCCAGCTCGCGGTCGTCGTGGTCACCACCGGGCTGCTCGCGGTGCTGGGCACCGAGCTGTGGCCGCTGCTGCCCGTGCTGTGGGCGGTGGTGCCGCTGGCGAACCTCGTCGCGCTGCTGCGGGTGCCGATGCCGCCGACCGTCCCCGACGAGCACCGCACACCCCTGCGCGCGCTGTTCGGCACCCCCCTGTTCCTCGCCGCGCTGGTCCTCATGACGACCGGCGGCGCGGCCGAGCTGACGATGGCGCAGTGGTCGTCGTTCTTCGCCGAGCAGGGCACGGGCGTGCCCAAGGAGGTCGGCGACCTGCTCGGTCCCGGGCTGTTCGCGCTCCTCATGGGCCTGGGCCGCGCGGCCTACGGCCTGTGGGGGCACGACGTGCCGCTGCGGCCGCTGCTCGCCGTCTCGGGGGTGGCCGCGGCCGTCTGCTACGTCGTCGCCGCGACCGCGGCCGTGCCCGTCGTCAGCCTCGCCGCGTGCGCGCTGTGCGGGCTCGCGGTCGCGCTGCTGTGGCCCGGGACGTTCTCGCTGACGTCGGCCCGGTTCCCGTTGGGCGGGGCGGCGATGTTCGCGGTGCTGGCCCTGGCCGGGGACGCGGGCGGGGCGATCGGTCCGCTCAGCGCCGGGCTGTTCGCGGGGCTCGCCGACGGACCGCTCGCGGGCCTGGCGTCGGCGCTGCCCCCGGACTCGGGCACAGGTCTGCGCGCCGGGCTGCTGCTCAGCGCGGCGGTCCCCCTGGTGTTCGCCGTGACCGTGCTGGTGGGTGGGCGCGTCACCCCTCCTCGGTGA
- a CDS encoding TIGR00645 family protein: MTSTPPPITEPAPAGRSYRQSVSSLIFFSRWLQLPLYLGLIVAQVVYVWQFMKEVWHLIDFAVFGHEVEAMAEFGTEATTMLIVLGLVDVVMISNLLIMVIIGGYETFVSRMRLDGHPDQPEWLSHVNANVLKTKLAMSIIGISSIHLLRTFIESSVGHVSAETMMWQTIIHVAFVASALALAWIDRMSAGTVQHAAPAPPAPAPAAAP, translated from the coding sequence GTGACGTCGACCCCACCCCCGATCACCGAGCCCGCCCCCGCGGGCCGCTCCTACCGGCAGTCCGTGTCGTCGCTGATCTTCTTCTCGCGGTGGCTGCAGCTGCCGCTGTACCTGGGCCTGATCGTCGCGCAGGTCGTCTACGTGTGGCAGTTCATGAAGGAGGTCTGGCACCTCATCGACTTCGCCGTCTTCGGGCACGAGGTCGAGGCGATGGCGGAGTTCGGGACCGAGGCCACGACGATGCTCATCGTCCTGGGCCTCGTCGACGTCGTGATGATCTCGAACCTGCTGATCATGGTGATCATCGGCGGGTACGAGACGTTCGTGTCGCGCATGCGCCTCGACGGCCACCCCGACCAGCCGGAGTGGCTGAGCCACGTCAACGCCAACGTGCTCAAGACGAAGCTGGCGATGTCGATCATCGGGATCTCCTCGATCCACCTGCTGCGCACGTTCATCGAGTCGTCGGTCGGCCACGTCAGCGCCGAGACGATGATGTGGCAGACGATCATCCACGTCGCGTTCGTCGCGTCCGCGCTGGCGCTGGCGTGGATCGACCGGATGTCGGCCGGGACCGTCCAGCACGCCGCACCCGCACCGCCGGCACCCGCGCCGGCTGCTGCTCCGTAA
- a CDS encoding gluconokinase — protein sequence MTRTGRTVPRVVVMGVAGCGKSTVGSALARRLGVPFVDADGLHPHANVARMSAGVPLTDDDRAPWLAAVAAELAEAPRGLVVACSALRRRYRDALRAGAPGTVFVHLTGTREILAARLGARLDHFMPPALLDSQLATLEPLDDDEPGWVLNVVWPPDELAEAAADRLRVAA from the coding sequence GTGACCAGGACCGGGAGGACCGTCCCCCGGGTCGTCGTCATGGGTGTCGCGGGGTGCGGCAAGTCCACCGTCGGGTCCGCGCTGGCCCGGCGGCTGGGCGTGCCGTTCGTCGACGCCGACGGCCTGCACCCGCACGCGAACGTCGCCCGCATGAGCGCGGGCGTCCCGCTGACCGACGACGACCGCGCACCGTGGCTCGCGGCCGTGGCCGCCGAGCTCGCGGAGGCGCCCAGGGGTCTGGTGGTCGCGTGCTCGGCGCTGCGTCGCCGGTACCGCGACGCGCTGCGCGCCGGAGCGCCGGGCACGGTGTTCGTGCACCTCACCGGGACGCGCGAGATCCTCGCCGCGCGCCTCGGGGCGCGGCTCGACCACTTCATGCCACCGGCGCTGCTCGACAGCCAGCTCGCGACCCTCGAGCCGCTGGACGACGACGAGCCCGGGTGGGTGCTGAACGTGGTGTGGCCGCCCGACGAGCTGGCCGAGGCGGCGGCGGACCGGCTGCGCGTCGCGGCCTGA
- the manD gene encoding D-mannonate dehydratase ManD has protein sequence MRIVAADVVVTSPHRNFVTLKITTDDGLTGLGDATLNGRELAVVSYLRDHVVPLLIGRDAHRIEDAWQFLYRSSYWRRGPVTMAAIAAVDMALWDIKGKAAGMPVYQLLGGASRSGLLAYGHASGKELPELFDSVREHQEQGYQAIRVQTGVPGLKSIYGIASNATFDGNAGERYDHEPAQRGDLPSEEDWDTRSYLRHVPTVFEAVRSEFGPELPLLHDGHHRMTPIQAARLAKSLEPYDLFWLEDCTPAENQEALRLVRQHSTTPLAIGEIFNTVWDFQLIIREQLIDYVRAASTHFGGISPLKKVMDYAAQYQIRSGFHGPTDISPVGLAAQMHVGLAIHNFGIQEYMQHGERTNEVFRQSMTFTDGFLHPGDQPGLGVEMDLDEAGRYPYQRAYLPYNRLADGTVHDW, from the coding sequence ATGAGGATCGTCGCTGCCGACGTCGTCGTCACCAGCCCGCACCGCAACTTCGTCACCCTGAAGATCACCACCGACGACGGCCTCACGGGCCTGGGTGACGCGACCCTGAACGGGCGCGAGCTCGCGGTCGTGTCCTACCTGCGCGACCACGTCGTGCCGCTGCTGATCGGCCGCGACGCCCACCGCATCGAGGACGCCTGGCAGTTCCTCTACCGCAGCTCGTACTGGCGCCGTGGGCCGGTGACGATGGCCGCCATCGCCGCCGTCGACATGGCGCTGTGGGACATCAAGGGCAAGGCCGCGGGCATGCCGGTGTACCAGCTGCTCGGCGGCGCGTCGCGCAGCGGGCTGCTCGCGTACGGGCACGCGTCGGGCAAGGAGCTGCCCGAGCTGTTCGACTCCGTCCGCGAGCACCAGGAGCAGGGGTACCAGGCGATCCGCGTCCAGACGGGCGTCCCGGGCCTGAAGTCGATCTACGGCATCGCGTCCAACGCGACGTTCGACGGCAACGCGGGCGAGCGGTACGACCACGAGCCGGCGCAGCGCGGTGACCTGCCCTCCGAGGAGGACTGGGACACCCGTTCCTACCTGCGGCACGTGCCGACCGTCTTCGAGGCCGTGCGCAGCGAGTTCGGTCCGGAGCTCCCGCTGCTCCACGACGGCCACCACCGCATGACCCCGATCCAGGCGGCACGACTGGCGAAGTCGCTCGAGCCGTACGACCTGTTCTGGCTCGAGGACTGCACCCCGGCAGAGAACCAGGAGGCGCTGCGCCTGGTGCGGCAGCACTCGACGACGCCGCTGGCGATCGGTGAGATCTTCAACACCGTGTGGGACTTCCAGCTGATCATCCGCGAGCAGCTCATCGACTACGTGCGCGCCGCGTCCACGCACTTCGGTGGGATCAGCCCGCTGAAGAAGGTCATGGACTACGCCGCGCAGTACCAGATCCGCTCCGGCTTCCACGGACCGACCGACATCTCCCCCGTCGGCCTGGCCGCGCAGATGCACGTGGGGCTCGCGATCCACAACTTCGGGATCCAGGAGTACATGCAGCACGGGGAGCGGACCAACGAGGTGTTCCGGCAGTCGATGACGTTCACCGACGGGTTCCTGCACCCGGGCGACCAGCCGGGCCTGGGCGTCGAGATGGACCTCGACGAGGCCGGCAGGTACCCGTACCAGCGGGCGTACCTGCCGTACAACCGGCTGGCCGACGGCACGGTGCACGACTGGTGA
- a CDS encoding mannitol dehydrogenase family protein codes for MDVSPAWRRDEPAPPVRVVHLGLGAFARAHLLTYTQDAGADLPPAQRWGVAGFTGRSARAAHDLASQDGRYTLVERGVDGDRTRVVDALVEVHDGADATRWRALLARPEVAVLTLTVTEAGYRRTSTGALDRRDAQVRDDAALLGRYVADGDAGGTARAATTAPGRVLDGLRARRAAGGGTLAVVSLDNLPDNGDALRRVVLELAEDVDHDLAGWVRTHVAFVSSMVDRITPATTDADRTAVRDATGRQDAAPVVTEPFREWVLSGRFPAGRPAWDVAGARFVADLAPYEHRKLWLLNAGHSLLAYAGLPRGARTVAEAYADPVVRTRLEELWREAREVLPLTGGELDDALADLRSRFANARIEHRLEQIARDGSQKLPVRVLAVARTRRDAGLPVGPAGAGVLADWAQHLRDSVGVAGDEAHPDLAAAHLADRLRDADPDTAAAFVVAALAPDLADDRTFVATVAGAVAARHALTPS; via the coding sequence GTGGACGTCTCCCCCGCCTGGCGCCGTGACGAGCCGGCGCCGCCGGTCCGCGTCGTGCACCTCGGCCTCGGCGCGTTCGCCCGCGCCCACCTGCTGACCTACACGCAGGACGCCGGTGCGGACCTGCCGCCGGCGCAGCGGTGGGGTGTGGCCGGGTTCACCGGGCGCTCGGCGCGGGCCGCGCACGACCTCGCCTCGCAGGACGGGCGGTACACGCTCGTCGAGCGGGGCGTCGACGGTGACCGGACCCGGGTCGTCGACGCGCTCGTGGAGGTGCACGACGGCGCCGACGCCACCCGGTGGCGCGCCCTGCTGGCCCGGCCGGAGGTCGCGGTGCTCACGCTCACCGTCACCGAGGCCGGGTACCGGCGGACCTCCACGGGTGCGCTCGACCGCCGCGACGCCCAGGTCCGCGACGACGCGGCGCTGCTCGGCCGGTACGTCGCCGACGGGGACGCGGGTGGCACGGCGCGCGCCGCGACGACCGCGCCGGGGCGCGTGCTCGACGGGCTGCGCGCCCGACGCGCCGCCGGCGGCGGAACCCTGGCGGTGGTGAGCCTGGACAACCTGCCCGACAACGGCGACGCGCTGCGGCGCGTCGTCCTCGAGCTCGCCGAGGACGTCGACCACGACCTGGCCGGCTGGGTCCGGACGCACGTCGCGTTCGTCTCGAGCATGGTCGACCGGATCACGCCCGCCACCACGGACGCCGACCGCACCGCCGTGCGCGACGCGACCGGCCGGCAGGACGCCGCGCCCGTCGTGACCGAGCCGTTCCGCGAGTGGGTGCTCTCCGGCCGGTTCCCCGCCGGGCGCCCCGCCTGGGACGTCGCGGGCGCGCGGTTCGTCGCCGACCTCGCACCGTACGAGCACCGCAAGCTGTGGCTGCTGAACGCCGGGCACTCGCTGCTCGCGTACGCGGGCCTGCCGCGCGGGGCCCGCACCGTCGCCGAGGCGTACGCCGACCCCGTGGTCCGGACCCGGCTGGAGGAGCTGTGGCGTGAGGCCCGCGAGGTGCTCCCGCTGACGGGCGGCGAGCTCGACGACGCGCTCGCCGACCTGCGCTCCCGCTTCGCGAACGCGCGCATCGAGCACCGCCTGGAGCAGATCGCCCGCGACGGGTCGCAGAAGCTGCCCGTGCGCGTGCTGGCCGTCGCCCGCACGCGACGCGACGCCGGGCTCCCCGTGGGCCCGGCCGGTGCGGGCGTCCTCGCCGACTGGGCCCAGCACCTGCGCGACAGCGTCGGCGTGGCCGGCGACGAGGCCCACCCGGACCTCGCCGCCGCGCACCTCGCCGACCGGCTGCGGGACGCCGACCCAGACACGGCCGCGGCGTTCGTCGTCGCGGCGCTCGCGCCCGACCTCGCCGACGACCGCACGTTCGTCGCCACCGTCGCCGGGGCCGTCGCCGCCCGGCACGCCCTGACCCCGTCCTGA